Proteins encoded by one window of Electrophorus electricus isolate fEleEle1 chromosome 17, fEleEle1.pri, whole genome shotgun sequence:
- the vezf1a gene encoding vascular endothelial zinc finger 1 isoform X3, protein MEPSWSSFLFQQANEALHHQHQVGPNSLLPLLTSGAETQDQKPVVPIPLDQKPPVSAADLLKDNVASGTGGGGVGGGGPMPMVKKEHKTKTPFICGYCSKAFRDSYHLRRHESCHTGVKMVSRPKKATPAAPTMVPLISTMARENSGNPSYVSTVAGILTTTTSAAVPGAAPGAGHQGAPKKPAKPVKKNHGCEMCGKAFRDVYHLNRHKLSHSDEKPFECPICQQRFKRKDRMTYHVRSHDGGVHKPYVCSVCGKGFSRPDHLSCHVKHVHSSERPFKCQVTACTSAFATKDRLRSHMIRHEGKVTCNICGKMLSAAYITSHLKTHGQANFSNSCSKDSNEVCNSASATPVTASAPITTAMNRGNASNPVTIAAQMNITTNTVNITSPVSLQHPVTITGPVNIASVNIPATAPMNIAHPVAITTPMPMNIAGPLNIAMRPMETMPFLSQVLPSSPPW, encoded by the exons caggCCAATGAAGCcctccaccaccagcaccaggTGGGCCCCAACAGCCTCCTGCCTCTGCTCACCTCTGGGGCTGAGACGCAGGACCAGAAGCCCGTCGTGCCCATCCCACTGGACCAGAAGCCCCCGGTGAGCGCAGCCGACCTGCTCAAGGACAACGTGGCCAGCGGgacggggggtgggggcgttGGAGGTGGCGGGCCCATGCCCATGGTGAAGAAGGAGCACAAGACCAAGACACCGTTCATCTGCGGCTACTGCAGCAAAGCCTTCCGGGACAGCTACCACCTGCGGCGCCACGAGTCATGCCACACGGGCGTCAAGATGGTGTCACGGCCGAAGAAGGCGACGCCGGCAGCGCCCACCATGGTGCCACTCATCTCCACCATGGCGCGCGAGAACAGCGGCAACCCTTCGTATGTGTCCACCGTCGCCGGCATCCTCACCACGACCACCAGCGCGGCTGTGCCCGGGGCAGCACCCGGCGccggccaccagggggcacCCAAGAAGCCGGCCAAGCCCGTGAAGAAGAACCACGGCTGCGAGATGTGCGGCAAAGCCTTCCGTGACGTCTACCACCTCAACCGGCACAAGCTGTCGCACTCGGACGAGAAGCCGTTCGAGTGCCCCATCTGCCAGCAGCGCTTCAAGCGGAAGGACCGCATGACGTACCACGTGCGCTCGCACGACGGCGGCGTCCACAAGCCGTACGTCTGCTCCGTCTGTGGGAAGGGCTTCTCGAG gcCTGATCACCTCAGTTGCCACGTCAAACACGTGCACTCCTCAGAGAGACCGTTCAAGTGCCAAGTGACG GCCTGCACGTCCGCCTTCGCCACCAAAGACCGCCTGCGCTCGCACATGATCCGGCACGAGGGCAAGGTGACCTGCAACATCTGCGGCAAGATGTTGAGCGCGGCCTACATCACCAGCCACCTGAAGACGCACGGCCAGGCCAACTTCAGCAACTCCTGCAGCAAAG ACAGCAACGAAGTCTGCAACTCCGCTTCCGCCACGCCCGTCACCGCCTCCGCCCCCATCACCACAGCGATGAACCGCGGCAACGCCAGCAACCCCGTCACCATTGCCGCGCAGATGAACATCACGACCAACACGGTGAATATCACGTCGCCAGTCAGCCTGCAGCACCCGGTCACAATCACGGGCCCCGTGAACATCGCCTCGGTCAACATCCCTGCCACGGCGCCCATGAACATCGCCCACCCGGTGGCCATCACTACACCCATGCCCATGAACATCGCCGGGCCGCTCAACATCGCCATGAGGCCCATGGAGACCATGCCGTTCCTCTCCCAGGTCCTGCCTTCCTCGCCGCCCTGGTGA
- the vezf1a gene encoding vascular endothelial zinc finger 1 isoform X1 — protein MEPSWSSFLFQQANEALHHQHQVGPNSLLPLLTSGAETQDQKPVVPIPLDQKPPVSAADLLKDNVASGTGGGGVGGGGPMPMVKKEHKTKTPFICGYCSKAFRDSYHLRRHESCHTGVKMVSRPKKATPAAPTMVPLISTMARENSGNPSYVSTVAGILTTTTSAAVPGAAPGAGHQGAPKKPAKPVKKNHGCEMCGKAFRDVYHLNRHKLSHSDEKPFECPICQQRFKRKDRMTYHVRSHDGGVHKPYVCSVCGKGFSRPDHLSCHVKHVHSSERPFKCQVTACTSAFATKDRLRSHMIRHEGKVTCNICGKMLSAAYITSHLKTHGQANFSNSCSKGDWQWNSPGLRKDSNEVCNSASATPVTASAPITTAMNRGNASNPVTIAAQMNITTNTVNITSPVSLQHPVTITGPVNIASVNIPATAPMNIAHPVAITTPMPMNIAGPLNIAMRPMETMPFLSQVLPSSPPW, from the exons caggCCAATGAAGCcctccaccaccagcaccaggTGGGCCCCAACAGCCTCCTGCCTCTGCTCACCTCTGGGGCTGAGACGCAGGACCAGAAGCCCGTCGTGCCCATCCCACTGGACCAGAAGCCCCCGGTGAGCGCAGCCGACCTGCTCAAGGACAACGTGGCCAGCGGgacggggggtgggggcgttGGAGGTGGCGGGCCCATGCCCATGGTGAAGAAGGAGCACAAGACCAAGACACCGTTCATCTGCGGCTACTGCAGCAAAGCCTTCCGGGACAGCTACCACCTGCGGCGCCACGAGTCATGCCACACGGGCGTCAAGATGGTGTCACGGCCGAAGAAGGCGACGCCGGCAGCGCCCACCATGGTGCCACTCATCTCCACCATGGCGCGCGAGAACAGCGGCAACCCTTCGTATGTGTCCACCGTCGCCGGCATCCTCACCACGACCACCAGCGCGGCTGTGCCCGGGGCAGCACCCGGCGccggccaccagggggcacCCAAGAAGCCGGCCAAGCCCGTGAAGAAGAACCACGGCTGCGAGATGTGCGGCAAAGCCTTCCGTGACGTCTACCACCTCAACCGGCACAAGCTGTCGCACTCGGACGAGAAGCCGTTCGAGTGCCCCATCTGCCAGCAGCGCTTCAAGCGGAAGGACCGCATGACGTACCACGTGCGCTCGCACGACGGCGGCGTCCACAAGCCGTACGTCTGCTCCGTCTGTGGGAAGGGCTTCTCGAG gcCTGATCACCTCAGTTGCCACGTCAAACACGTGCACTCCTCAGAGAGACCGTTCAAGTGCCAAGTGACG GCCTGCACGTCCGCCTTCGCCACCAAAGACCGCCTGCGCTCGCACATGATCCGGCACGAGGGCAAGGTGACCTGCAACATCTGCGGCAAGATGTTGAGCGCGGCCTACATCACCAGCCACCTGAAGACGCACGGCCAGGCCAACTTCAGCAACTCCTGCAGCAAAG GGGACTGGCAGTGGAACTCGCCAGGGCTGCGAAAAG ACAGCAACGAAGTCTGCAACTCCGCTTCCGCCACGCCCGTCACCGCCTCCGCCCCCATCACCACAGCGATGAACCGCGGCAACGCCAGCAACCCCGTCACCATTGCCGCGCAGATGAACATCACGACCAACACGGTGAATATCACGTCGCCAGTCAGCCTGCAGCACCCGGTCACAATCACGGGCCCCGTGAACATCGCCTCGGTCAACATCCCTGCCACGGCGCCCATGAACATCGCCCACCCGGTGGCCATCACTACACCCATGCCCATGAACATCGCCGGGCCGCTCAACATCGCCATGAGGCCCATGGAGACCATGCCGTTCCTCTCCCAGGTCCTGCCTTCCTCGCCGCCCTGGTGA
- the vezf1a gene encoding vascular endothelial zinc finger 1 isoform X4, with translation MEPSWSSFLFQQANEALHHQHQVGPNSLLPLLTSGAETQDQKPVVPIPLDQKPPVSAADLLKDNVASGTGGGGVGGGGPMPMVKKEHKTKTPFICGYCSKAFRDSYHLRRHESCHTGVKMVSRPKKATPAAPTMVPLISTMARENSGNPSYVSTVAGILTTTTSAAVPGAAPGAGHQGAPKKPAKPVKKNHGCEMCGKAFRDVYHLNRHKLSHSDEKPFECPICQQRFKRKDRMTYHVRSHDGGVHKPPDHLSCHVKHVHSSERPFKCQVTACTSAFATKDRLRSHMIRHEGKVTCNICGKMLSAAYITSHLKTHGQANFSNSCSKGDWQWNSPGLRKDSNEVCNSASATPVTASAPITTAMNRGNASNPVTIAAQMNITTNTVNITSPVSLQHPVTITGPVNIASVNIPATAPMNIAHPVAITTPMPMNIAGPLNIAMRPMETMPFLSQVLPSSPPW, from the exons caggCCAATGAAGCcctccaccaccagcaccaggTGGGCCCCAACAGCCTCCTGCCTCTGCTCACCTCTGGGGCTGAGACGCAGGACCAGAAGCCCGTCGTGCCCATCCCACTGGACCAGAAGCCCCCGGTGAGCGCAGCCGACCTGCTCAAGGACAACGTGGCCAGCGGgacggggggtgggggcgttGGAGGTGGCGGGCCCATGCCCATGGTGAAGAAGGAGCACAAGACCAAGACACCGTTCATCTGCGGCTACTGCAGCAAAGCCTTCCGGGACAGCTACCACCTGCGGCGCCACGAGTCATGCCACACGGGCGTCAAGATGGTGTCACGGCCGAAGAAGGCGACGCCGGCAGCGCCCACCATGGTGCCACTCATCTCCACCATGGCGCGCGAGAACAGCGGCAACCCTTCGTATGTGTCCACCGTCGCCGGCATCCTCACCACGACCACCAGCGCGGCTGTGCCCGGGGCAGCACCCGGCGccggccaccagggggcacCCAAGAAGCCGGCCAAGCCCGTGAAGAAGAACCACGGCTGCGAGATGTGCGGCAAAGCCTTCCGTGACGTCTACCACCTCAACCGGCACAAGCTGTCGCACTCGGACGAGAAGCCGTTCGAGTGCCCCATCTGCCAGCAGCGCTTCAAGCGGAAGGACCGCATGACGTACCACGTGCGCTCGCACGACGGCGGCGTCCACAAGCC gcCTGATCACCTCAGTTGCCACGTCAAACACGTGCACTCCTCAGAGAGACCGTTCAAGTGCCAAGTGACG GCCTGCACGTCCGCCTTCGCCACCAAAGACCGCCTGCGCTCGCACATGATCCGGCACGAGGGCAAGGTGACCTGCAACATCTGCGGCAAGATGTTGAGCGCGGCCTACATCACCAGCCACCTGAAGACGCACGGCCAGGCCAACTTCAGCAACTCCTGCAGCAAAG GGGACTGGCAGTGGAACTCGCCAGGGCTGCGAAAAG ACAGCAACGAAGTCTGCAACTCCGCTTCCGCCACGCCCGTCACCGCCTCCGCCCCCATCACCACAGCGATGAACCGCGGCAACGCCAGCAACCCCGTCACCATTGCCGCGCAGATGAACATCACGACCAACACGGTGAATATCACGTCGCCAGTCAGCCTGCAGCACCCGGTCACAATCACGGGCCCCGTGAACATCGCCTCGGTCAACATCCCTGCCACGGCGCCCATGAACATCGCCCACCCGGTGGCCATCACTACACCCATGCCCATGAACATCGCCGGGCCGCTCAACATCGCCATGAGGCCCATGGAGACCATGCCGTTCCTCTCCCAGGTCCTGCCTTCCTCGCCGCCCTGGTGA
- the vezf1a gene encoding vascular endothelial zinc finger 1 isoform X2: protein MEPSWSSFLFQANEALHHQHQVGPNSLLPLLTSGAETQDQKPVVPIPLDQKPPVSAADLLKDNVASGTGGGGVGGGGPMPMVKKEHKTKTPFICGYCSKAFRDSYHLRRHESCHTGVKMVSRPKKATPAAPTMVPLISTMARENSGNPSYVSTVAGILTTTTSAAVPGAAPGAGHQGAPKKPAKPVKKNHGCEMCGKAFRDVYHLNRHKLSHSDEKPFECPICQQRFKRKDRMTYHVRSHDGGVHKPYVCSVCGKGFSRPDHLSCHVKHVHSSERPFKCQVTACTSAFATKDRLRSHMIRHEGKVTCNICGKMLSAAYITSHLKTHGQANFSNSCSKGDWQWNSPGLRKDSNEVCNSASATPVTASAPITTAMNRGNASNPVTIAAQMNITTNTVNITSPVSLQHPVTITGPVNIASVNIPATAPMNIAHPVAITTPMPMNIAGPLNIAMRPMETMPFLSQVLPSSPPW, encoded by the exons gCCAATGAAGCcctccaccaccagcaccaggTGGGCCCCAACAGCCTCCTGCCTCTGCTCACCTCTGGGGCTGAGACGCAGGACCAGAAGCCCGTCGTGCCCATCCCACTGGACCAGAAGCCCCCGGTGAGCGCAGCCGACCTGCTCAAGGACAACGTGGCCAGCGGgacggggggtgggggcgttGGAGGTGGCGGGCCCATGCCCATGGTGAAGAAGGAGCACAAGACCAAGACACCGTTCATCTGCGGCTACTGCAGCAAAGCCTTCCGGGACAGCTACCACCTGCGGCGCCACGAGTCATGCCACACGGGCGTCAAGATGGTGTCACGGCCGAAGAAGGCGACGCCGGCAGCGCCCACCATGGTGCCACTCATCTCCACCATGGCGCGCGAGAACAGCGGCAACCCTTCGTATGTGTCCACCGTCGCCGGCATCCTCACCACGACCACCAGCGCGGCTGTGCCCGGGGCAGCACCCGGCGccggccaccagggggcacCCAAGAAGCCGGCCAAGCCCGTGAAGAAGAACCACGGCTGCGAGATGTGCGGCAAAGCCTTCCGTGACGTCTACCACCTCAACCGGCACAAGCTGTCGCACTCGGACGAGAAGCCGTTCGAGTGCCCCATCTGCCAGCAGCGCTTCAAGCGGAAGGACCGCATGACGTACCACGTGCGCTCGCACGACGGCGGCGTCCACAAGCCGTACGTCTGCTCCGTCTGTGGGAAGGGCTTCTCGAG gcCTGATCACCTCAGTTGCCACGTCAAACACGTGCACTCCTCAGAGAGACCGTTCAAGTGCCAAGTGACG GCCTGCACGTCCGCCTTCGCCACCAAAGACCGCCTGCGCTCGCACATGATCCGGCACGAGGGCAAGGTGACCTGCAACATCTGCGGCAAGATGTTGAGCGCGGCCTACATCACCAGCCACCTGAAGACGCACGGCCAGGCCAACTTCAGCAACTCCTGCAGCAAAG GGGACTGGCAGTGGAACTCGCCAGGGCTGCGAAAAG ACAGCAACGAAGTCTGCAACTCCGCTTCCGCCACGCCCGTCACCGCCTCCGCCCCCATCACCACAGCGATGAACCGCGGCAACGCCAGCAACCCCGTCACCATTGCCGCGCAGATGAACATCACGACCAACACGGTGAATATCACGTCGCCAGTCAGCCTGCAGCACCCGGTCACAATCACGGGCCCCGTGAACATCGCCTCGGTCAACATCCCTGCCACGGCGCCCATGAACATCGCCCACCCGGTGGCCATCACTACACCCATGCCCATGAACATCGCCGGGCCGCTCAACATCGCCATGAGGCCCATGGAGACCATGCCGTTCCTCTCCCAGGTCCTGCCTTCCTCGCCGCCCTGGTGA